From Candidatus Neomarinimicrobiota bacterium, the proteins below share one genomic window:
- a CDS encoding response regulator, whose product MLKFLVADDHPVVRAGVRQVIENNFEVDLIDEVGTCQEVLEKVWRHPYDIVLLDITMPGRSGLEVLKQLRRDRYTTPILVLSIHPEKQYAIRVLKAGASGYLNKISATDELVDAIRVVLQGEKYISPSLAKALASYIESGERESPHESLTNREFEVLNMIASGDSLKKIAEKLGLSVKTISAHRANILRKMKMNSNAELIRYVIEKGLFE is encoded by the coding sequence ATGCTAAAATTTCTGGTAGCAGATGATCATCCCGTAGTCCGGGCCGGGGTAAGACAAGTAATCGAGAACAATTTCGAAGTAGACCTTATCGACGAGGTAGGCACCTGCCAGGAGGTGCTAGAAAAGGTATGGCGTCATCCTTATGATATCGTGCTCCTGGATATTACCATGCCGGGTAGGAGCGGCCTGGAAGTATTAAAGCAATTGAGGCGCGATCGATATACGACGCCGATACTGGTGTTGAGCATACACCCCGAAAAACAATACGCAATCCGCGTATTGAAAGCCGGGGCCTCGGGATATCTGAACAAAATAAGTGCGACCGATGAGTTGGTGGATGCTATCCGGGTAGTCCTGCAAGGAGAAAAGTATATTTCCCCTTCATTGGCGAAGGCATTAGCCTCCTATATAGAGTCCGGGGAAAGGGAATCCCCCCATGAAAGTCTCACCAATCGTGAGTTCGAAGTGTTGAACATGATTGCTTCAGGTGACAGCCTGAAAAAGATCGCTGAAAAGCTAGGACTCAGTGTTAAAACCATCAGTGCCCACCGGGCCAATATCCTGAGGAAAATGAAGATGAATTCGAATGCAGAACTCATACGCTATGTCATTGAAAAAGGGCTTTTTGAATAG
- a CDS encoding PAS domain S-box protein, translating to MNDQHKTKVQLIEELEQTRKQVAELEQAEIERKLLEKALHNLIEIIQFVEHVSTRIHGRVEEAEIYRTVKEEFAQSKQYSVSLLLLTDDDSSLRIAEASLSPEQVKEGEKATGLRMKGYKIDLKKSSIYSQVVRDGKTVQAEVSDIIGELFPRQLAHLISKTTDYEKKSSILTPLKRHGKIIGAFAMTSPELAEYFIPSVRNLAQHISKSLEWADEYTDRKRAEVVLRESERRYRQIIEEANDVIYMTDPKGYFTYFNPPAQRVTGYMPDELIGMHYTELIPQEWRVRIQQFYNQQLEDHVHDTTMEFPILNRAGEEKWVEQIVTLLTEGDRVTGFQSIVRDITERKRAEAMLEATREQLRNLSTHLQSVREEDRSKLAREIHDELGQALTALKFKLIDLKNSLPADQISLVEKANSIAEYVDTTAQTVNGITARLRPALLDELGLVEAIEWEVEQFQALTGVKCEFTTHPEKLDLDQDCSTMIYRITQEALTNVARHAQATRSTVSLELSDDELNLSITDNGIGITEEQASNPRSLGIIGMRERVLSAGGDFKIYGVQKKGTRIRVTIPIGEEKQDDAKISGSR from the coding sequence TTGAGCAGACCCGCAAACAAGTAGCTGAGCTTGAGCAAGCTGAGATTGAGCGGAAGCTATTGGAAAAGGCGCTGCATAATCTAATCGAGATTATCCAATTCGTGGAGCATGTGTCAACCAGGATACACGGCAGGGTGGAGGAGGCTGAGATCTATAGGACTGTGAAAGAGGAGTTCGCGCAGTCGAAGCAGTACTCTGTGAGCCTCCTGTTGTTAACCGATGATGACTCTTCGCTTAGAATTGCGGAAGCGTCACTATCTCCCGAGCAGGTTAAGGAGGGAGAGAAGGCAACTGGGCTCAGGATGAAAGGATACAAGATTGACTTGAAGAAATCAAGCATCTACAGTCAAGTCGTACGAGATGGGAAAACGGTCCAAGCCGAGGTCAGCGACATAATAGGTGAATTGTTTCCGCGACAGCTAGCCCACTTAATATCAAAGACTACTGACTACGAGAAGAAGTCCTCCATCCTGACGCCGTTGAAGCGGCATGGAAAAATTATAGGCGCCTTTGCCATGACTTCCCCGGAACTTGCCGAATACTTCATTCCTTCCGTAAGAAACCTCGCACAGCACATTTCAAAATCCTTGGAATGGGCTGATGAATACACCGACCGTAAGCGGGCGGAGGTGGTGCTACGGGAGAGTGAGCGGCGATACCGGCAGATCATCGAAGAAGCTAACGATGTTATCTATATGACCGATCCCAAAGGCTATTTCACATATTTCAATCCGCCCGCTCAAAGGGTAACCGGCTATATGCCGGATGAACTCATTGGTATGCACTACACGGAATTGATCCCCCAGGAATGGCGGGTTCGTATCCAGCAATTTTATAACCAACAGCTTGAAGATCATGTACATGACACGACCATGGAATTTCCAATCCTCAATCGGGCCGGAGAAGAAAAGTGGGTGGAGCAAATAGTGACATTACTCACCGAGGGCGATCGTGTCACAGGATTCCAGAGTATCGTGCGCGACATCACCGAGCGTAAGCGAGCGGAGGCCATGCTCGAAGCCACGCGGGAACAGCTGCGAAACCTTTCTACTCACCTTCAATCTGTCCGGGAAGAAGATCGATCTAAGCTTGCCCGTGAGATTCACGACGAGTTGGGACAGGCATTGACCGCCTTAAAATTCAAATTGATTGATCTAAAGAATTCTCTACCTGCGGATCAGATTTCTCTCGTCGAAAAAGCCAATTCAATAGCTGAATACGTAGATACGACGGCTCAGACAGTCAACGGGATAACCGCCCGATTAAGGCCGGCCCTGCTGGACGAGTTAGGTTTGGTGGAAGCCATTGAATGGGAGGTAGAACAATTTCAAGCTCTTACTGGAGTTAAGTGCGAGTTCACTACTCACCCTGAAAAGTTAGACCTGGATCAGGATTGCTCGACGATGATCTATCGCATCACTCAAGAAGCATTAACGAATGTTGCCCGTCACGCACAAGCAACCAGGAGCACCGTGAGCCTGGAATTGTCTGACGATGAGCTGAATCTGAGCATTACGGATAACGGTATCGGGATTACTGAAGAGCAGGCATCAAATCCCAGATCGCTTGGAATTATTGGCATGCGGGAGCGGGTTCTAAGCGCCGGAGGTGATTTTAAAATTTATGGTGTGCAAAAGAAGGGGACCAGGATCAGGGTGACAATTCCAATAGGAGAGGAGAAACAGGACGATGCTAAAATTTCTGGTAGCAGATGA